One segment of Halorubellus sp. JP-L1 DNA contains the following:
- the csg gene encoding HVO_2072 family ArtA-dependent S-layer glycoprotein, producing the protein MVILMVAAPAVAGIAFGLNVQRGGDAGQFNPGVGGPDDVQISTEKPVVFQGEEDINFLGEDGTPIDAAQLTGVSGDAEGIPLEEPIPQDQERGQYTLTGSGDAAGVVVQTPRVTELEVMNERGVDVEGSTVQEDETLLVRAEWNFQQAEDLELVIRDSRGDEITGEVLADSGALSEQQVSALTGPYAQNTDLVTNPGQRGTGTGIVYLQGLGQLEDSNFNVSPTNATEGNATEGNATEAIVTSLDATYWALDVSGVDVSELSITVEGWDNLDFGPASQSSSLSVQTEDDVNLDLQDEAVTRGENVRYEVRGSTAGATHYVVIEDSEFRNEQVTADVFRDVQDVVDKGTFDTNNDSEADFAWAQIEIDEDTGIGVGQIDTSFLDDASVSIDLFQADRSLEDIAANLGNTEDDQTLDVDQGDLTFDNPPGIYVAGSDVDVSGTAALGVDDVVLYARDQGDWELLDINEDGTLDAGDTLSVDSTGEWDRDDVVLSEASDIFSIPGRYRIGVVEAQDVISNGEIQTTLSTSDFSSATSSQTSLVVQEPGLDEARTFQAINAQIATEDGTVDVIGTAPGLDSVIAVMIDSRGRVATERITVDEDDTFDEDDIPLTTMDGRELNEGEIRAFVIGLGRDGVAGDGVLPGQPDAELSSLENYVQGFGTGLTQEQVVARINDETTNEVASDDLSIEETFRYTDGATSIESVGPAGNVEQGEVQDVSVGDQMVVAGLTNRKPDDNSISVEVIDGPSANEFETNSTDEWGLDGRWTASLATDGVEPGTYTVEVDDGDNTDTVQVEILPADDGGNETPTDDNETTTEAEETTTEAEETTTELNETTTEANASAMATGETPARSGMSAFVVLGLAPAMLVFALVRRRQSR; encoded by the coding sequence ATGGTGATTCTCATGGTCGCCGCGCCCGCAGTCGCGGGCATCGCGTTCGGTTTGAACGTCCAGCGTGGCGGGGACGCCGGACAGTTCAACCCGGGCGTCGGCGGCCCGGACGACGTACAGATATCGACAGAAAAACCGGTCGTCTTCCAGGGCGAAGAGGACATCAACTTCCTCGGTGAGGACGGCACGCCCATCGACGCGGCGCAGCTGACCGGCGTCTCCGGTGATGCCGAAGGCATCCCGCTCGAGGAACCGATACCGCAGGACCAGGAACGCGGCCAGTACACTCTCACCGGATCCGGTGACGCCGCCGGCGTCGTCGTCCAGACGCCGCGGGTCACCGAACTCGAAGTCATGAACGAGCGCGGCGTGGACGTCGAAGGATCCACGGTCCAGGAGGACGAGACGCTCCTCGTACGCGCCGAATGGAACTTCCAGCAGGCCGAGGACCTCGAACTCGTCATCCGCGACTCGAGAGGCGACGAGATCACTGGCGAAGTACTCGCCGACTCCGGTGCGCTCTCCGAGCAACAAGTGAGCGCACTGACCGGCCCGTACGCCCAGAACACCGATCTGGTGACGAACCCCGGCCAGCGCGGCACTGGCACCGGTATCGTCTACCTCCAGGGACTTGGCCAGCTCGAGGACAGCAACTTCAACGTCAGTCCGACCAACGCCACGGAGGGTAACGCCACGGAGGGTAACGCCACGGAGGCCATCGTCACCTCGCTCGACGCGACCTACTGGGCGCTCGACGTCAGCGGCGTCGACGTCAGCGAACTCTCCATCACCGTCGAGGGTTGGGACAACCTCGACTTCGGCCCGGCTAGCCAGTCGTCGAGCCTCAGCGTCCAGACCGAGGACGACGTGAACCTCGACCTCCAGGACGAAGCCGTCACTCGTGGCGAGAACGTCCGGTACGAGGTCCGCGGATCCACCGCTGGCGCGACCCACTACGTCGTCATCGAGGACAGCGAGTTCCGCAACGAGCAGGTCACCGCTGACGTGTTCCGAGACGTCCAGGACGTCGTCGACAAGGGCACGTTCGACACGAACAACGACAGCGAAGCCGACTTCGCGTGGGCACAGATCGAGATCGACGAGGACACCGGCATCGGCGTCGGACAGATCGACACGTCGTTCCTCGACGACGCCTCGGTCAGCATCGACCTCTTCCAGGCCGATCGCTCGCTCGAAGACATCGCAGCGAACCTCGGGAACACCGAGGACGACCAGACGCTCGACGTCGACCAGGGCGACCTGACGTTCGACAACCCGCCTGGCATCTACGTCGCCGGTAGCGACGTCGACGTGAGCGGCACCGCCGCACTCGGCGTGGACGACGTCGTCCTCTACGCTCGCGACCAGGGCGACTGGGAGCTCCTCGACATCAACGAGGACGGCACGCTCGACGCGGGAGACACCCTCAGCGTCGACTCGACCGGCGAGTGGGATCGCGACGACGTCGTGCTCTCGGAGGCCAGCGACATCTTCTCGATCCCCGGCCGGTATCGTATCGGCGTGGTCGAGGCGCAGGACGTGATCTCGAACGGCGAGATCCAGACGACGCTCTCGACCTCGGACTTCTCCAGCGCGACGAGCTCGCAGACGTCGCTCGTCGTGCAGGAGCCCGGACTCGACGAAGCGCGGACGTTCCAGGCGATCAACGCACAGATCGCGACTGAGGACGGGACCGTCGACGTGATCGGTACTGCACCGGGTCTCGACTCGGTGATCGCCGTGATGATCGACTCGCGCGGTCGCGTCGCGACCGAGCGCATCACGGTCGACGAGGACGACACGTTCGACGAGGACGACATCCCGCTGACCACGATGGACGGACGGGAGCTCAACGAGGGCGAGATCCGCGCGTTCGTCATCGGTCTCGGCCGCGACGGCGTCGCCGGTGACGGCGTGCTGCCCGGCCAGCCTGACGCGGAACTCTCCTCGCTCGAGAACTACGTCCAAGGCTTCGGGACCGGACTGACGCAGGAACAGGTCGTCGCGCGCATCAACGACGAAACCACGAACGAGGTCGCGAGCGACGACCTCTCCATCGAGGAGACCTTCCGGTACACGGACGGCGCGACGTCGATCGAGTCGGTCGGACCCGCCGGTAACGTCGAGCAGGGCGAGGTCCAGGACGTCTCCGTCGGCGACCAGATGGTGGTCGCCGGTCTGACGAACCGCAAGCCGGACGACAACTCCATCTCCGTCGAGGTCATCGATGGCCCGAGTGCGAACGAGTTCGAGACGAACTCGACCGACGAGTGGGGTCTGGACGGCCGCTGGACCGCCTCGCTCGCCACTGACGGCGTGGAGCCCGGCACCTACACGGTCGAGGTCGACGACGGCGACAACACCGACACTGTCCAGGTCGAGATCCTTCCCGCCGACGACGGCGGGAACGAGACGCCGACGGATGACAACGAGACTACCACCGAAGCGGAAGAAACCACCACTGAAGCAGAAGAGACCACGACCGAACTGAACGAGACGACGACCGAAGCGAACGCGTCCGCGATGGCGACCGGCGAGACGCCCGCACGGAGCGGGATGTCGGCGTTCGTCGTCCTCGGACTCGCCCCCGCGATGCTGGTCTTCGCGCTCGTTCGGCGTCGCCAGAGTCGCTGA
- the thiC gene encoding phosphomethylpyrimidine synthase ThiC: MPGTQLQRARDGEITDEMERVAEREQVDPRFVREQVADGQAVIPTNHHHESLDPMIIGREFATKVNANIGNSETTSDRAGELEKLHAAVHYGADTVMDLSTGDDLDAIRETNVAHSPVPVGTVPIYEALTHVDGPADLTHERLLDVIEKQAEQGVDYMTIHAGVRMEHLPLTDDRKTGIVSRGGSILAQWMEENAMENPLYAQFEEICEIFAEHDVTFSLGDGLRPGCLADASDDAQFAELETLGELTRTAWDNGVQVMVEGPGHVPMDEIASNVDRQQDVCDGAPFYVLGPLVTDVAPGYDHITSAIGATEAARHGAAMLCYVTPKEHLGLPDAEDVRDGLAAYRIAAHAADVANDRPGARDWDDALSEARYDFDWRRQFDLALDADRARDYHDQTLPGDNYKDARFCSMCGVEFCSMRIDQDARDVADGTMTDDRDHTDLDATDAAAVNRPPVGTHDASRVPDLPDDVDAHGDEVRGDADAHGDD, translated from the coding sequence ATGCCCGGAACCCAGTTACAGCGAGCCCGCGACGGCGAGATCACCGACGAGATGGAGCGCGTCGCCGAACGAGAGCAGGTCGACCCGCGCTTCGTCCGCGAGCAGGTCGCCGACGGCCAGGCCGTCATCCCCACCAACCACCACCACGAGTCGCTCGACCCGATGATCATCGGGCGCGAGTTCGCGACGAAGGTGAACGCGAACATCGGGAACTCCGAGACCACGAGCGACCGCGCGGGCGAACTCGAGAAACTGCACGCCGCCGTCCACTACGGTGCCGACACCGTCATGGACCTCTCCACGGGCGACGACCTCGACGCGATCCGCGAGACGAACGTCGCGCACTCGCCGGTCCCCGTCGGGACCGTCCCCATCTACGAGGCGCTCACGCACGTCGACGGGCCAGCAGACCTCACGCACGAACGCCTGCTGGACGTGATCGAGAAGCAAGCCGAGCAGGGCGTCGACTACATGACGATCCACGCCGGCGTCCGCATGGAACACCTCCCGCTCACGGACGACCGGAAGACGGGCATCGTCTCCAGGGGCGGCTCGATCCTCGCACAGTGGATGGAGGAGAACGCGATGGAGAACCCACTGTACGCGCAGTTCGAGGAGATATGCGAGATCTTCGCCGAGCACGATGTCACGTTCTCGCTCGGCGACGGCCTCCGCCCCGGGTGTCTCGCGGACGCGAGCGACGACGCGCAGTTCGCGGAACTGGAGACCCTCGGCGAACTCACGCGGACCGCGTGGGACAACGGCGTCCAGGTGATGGTCGAAGGCCCCGGGCACGTCCCGATGGACGAGATTGCATCGAACGTCGACCGCCAGCAGGACGTCTGCGACGGCGCTCCGTTCTACGTCCTCGGGCCGCTCGTCACGGACGTCGCGCCCGGGTACGACCACATCACGAGCGCGATCGGCGCGACCGAGGCGGCGCGTCACGGCGCCGCGATGCTGTGCTACGTCACGCCGAAGGAGCACCTCGGGCTGCCCGACGCGGAGGACGTCCGGGATGGCCTCGCTGCGTACCGGATCGCCGCGCACGCCGCGGACGTGGCGAACGACAGACCGGGCGCGCGCGACTGGGACGACGCGCTCTCGGAGGCACGCTACGACTTCGACTGGCGTCGCCAGTTCGACCTCGCGCTCGACGCGGACCGCGCTCGCGACTACCACGACCAGACGCTCCCCGGCGACAACTACAAGGACGCTCGATTCTGCTCGATGTGCGGCGTCGAGTTCTGCTCGATGCGCATCGACCAGGACGCCCGGGACGTGGCCGACGGCACGATGACGGACGACCGCGACCACACCGACCTTGACGCGACCGACGCCGCCGCGGTCAACCGGCCGCCGGTCGGCACGCACGACGCCAGTCGCGTCCCGGACCTCCCCGACGACGTCGACGCTCACGGCGACGAGGTCCGTGGCGACGCGGACGCGCACGGCGACGACTGA
- a CDS encoding phytoene/squalene synthase family protein, with translation MSGRECYRGDVDEAWCHEAVQGVSRTFALTVDVLEEPMSTHICLGYLLCRVADTVEDAGHLPPGEQATLLRTYRDAVDPDATTTIESFREDVDEYVPAADGRSDDWEVVAESPTVLATFEALPDDVRRAVVGPVVEMVDGMASFVERHSHTGGLRIDDAAELEEYCHYAAGTVGELVTNLLTRTDVDQEQARRMQGTAEEFGQLLQLTNVSKDVYDDYVEENNVYLPDEWLQAEGVPQEEVVDPEHRGAAARVVERTANHARGFLDDAQTYLESMPLVHGNTLEAWSVPFLLAVGTLRELGARPEDALTERGVKISREEVFAVTHAASTTGREALADLRETIAHEPYEGVESSVD, from the coding sequence ATGAGCGGGCGCGAGTGTTACCGTGGTGATGTCGACGAGGCGTGGTGTCACGAGGCTGTCCAGGGCGTGTCGCGGACGTTCGCCCTGACAGTCGACGTACTCGAGGAACCGATGTCGACGCACATCTGTCTCGGGTACCTCCTGTGTCGCGTTGCGGACACCGTGGAGGACGCAGGACACCTCCCGCCAGGTGAACAGGCGACGCTCCTCCGAACGTACCGGGACGCGGTGGACCCCGACGCGACCACCACCATCGAGTCGTTCCGCGAGGACGTCGACGAGTACGTGCCCGCCGCCGACGGTCGGAGCGACGACTGGGAGGTCGTCGCGGAGTCGCCGACGGTGCTCGCGACGTTCGAGGCGCTCCCCGACGACGTCCGTCGCGCGGTCGTCGGGCCGGTCGTCGAGATGGTCGACGGGATGGCGTCGTTCGTCGAACGACACAGTCACACGGGCGGGTTGCGGATCGACGACGCGGCAGAGCTCGAGGAGTACTGTCACTACGCGGCCGGGACGGTCGGCGAGCTCGTGACGAATCTCCTGACGCGGACGGACGTCGACCAGGAGCAGGCCCGCCGCATGCAGGGGACCGCCGAGGAGTTCGGCCAGTTGCTCCAGTTGACGAACGTCTCGAAGGACGTCTACGACGACTACGTCGAGGAGAACAACGTCTACCTGCCCGACGAGTGGCTGCAGGCGGAGGGCGTCCCGCAAGAGGAGGTCGTCGACCCCGAGCATCGCGGCGCGGCGGCACGGGTCGTCGAGCGCACCGCGAATCACGCGCGCGGGTTCCTCGACGACGCGCAGACGTACCTCGAGTCGATGCCGCTCGTACACGGGAACACGCTGGAGGCGTGGAGCGTCCCGTTCCTGCTCGCGGTCGGCACGCTCCGCGAACTCGGCGCGCGCCCCGAGGACGCACTCACCGAGCGCGGCGTGAAGATCTCTCGCGAGGAGGTGTTTGCGGTCACGCACGCCGCGTCGACGACGGGCCGCGAGGCGCTCGCGGACCTCCGCGAGACGATCGCGCACGAGCCCTACGAGGGCGTCGAATCCAGCGTGGACTGA
- a CDS encoding Cdc6/Cdc18 family protein has translation MIRDARVLRTDFVPSEVVHRDGEVNHLSSVLDPVTRGQTADTAVVTGPSGAGKTCLTRFVAGKLREATLDVETVYVNCWRNYTRYRALYRVLEAVGRTVDVHRQSTPTDELIDRIERADQQAVVVLDEADQLEAPDVIYDLHGLPQYAVVVVANRERDLYAHEGNRLRSRLQSSEHVRMDTYGADQLVAILQSRVDNGLERGVVDRAQLERIADAAAGDARLAIGILRSAARAAEREDEDEITDAVLEDAVPTAETEIRQADVENLTPDQVAVFEVVRERGPVSPGGIYDAYCERVDDPKTERTIRSYLSKMQQYDLLVASGSSRTRVYEVVDDDLPSPGS, from the coding sequence GTGATCCGGGACGCGCGCGTGCTGCGGACCGACTTCGTGCCGAGCGAGGTCGTGCATCGCGACGGCGAGGTGAACCACCTCTCCTCGGTGCTCGACCCCGTGACGCGCGGGCAGACCGCGGACACGGCCGTCGTCACCGGGCCGTCTGGCGCGGGGAAGACGTGCCTGACGCGGTTCGTCGCCGGGAAGCTCCGCGAGGCGACGCTGGACGTCGAGACGGTGTACGTGAACTGCTGGCGGAACTACACGCGCTATCGGGCGCTCTATCGCGTGCTGGAAGCGGTCGGACGGACCGTCGACGTCCACCGACAGTCGACGCCGACGGACGAGCTCATCGACCGCATCGAGCGCGCCGACCAGCAGGCGGTCGTGGTGCTCGACGAGGCCGACCAGCTGGAGGCGCCGGACGTCATCTACGACCTCCACGGCCTCCCGCAGTACGCGGTCGTCGTGGTCGCGAACCGCGAACGCGACCTGTACGCGCACGAAGGGAACCGTTTGCGGAGTCGCCTCCAGTCGAGCGAGCACGTCCGGATGGACACGTACGGCGCGGACCAGCTCGTCGCCATCCTCCAGTCCCGCGTCGACAACGGCCTGGAGCGCGGCGTCGTCGACCGCGCGCAACTGGAGCGCATCGCGGACGCGGCCGCGGGAGACGCGCGCCTCGCCATCGGCATCCTCCGGAGTGCGGCGCGCGCCGCGGAGCGCGAGGACGAGGACGAGATAACGGACGCCGTCCTCGAGGACGCCGTCCCGACCGCCGAAACCGAGATCCGGCAGGCGGACGTCGAGAACCTTACGCCCGACCAGGTCGCAGTGTTCGAGGTCGTCCGCGAGCGCGGGCCGGTGAGTCCGGGCGGCATCTACGACGCGTACTGCGAGCGCGTCGACGACCCGAAGACCGAGCGGACGATCCGGTCGTACCTCTCGAAGATGCAGCAGTACGACCTCCTCGTCGCCAGCGGGTCGAGTCGCACTCGCGTGTACGAGGTCGTCGACGACGACCTGCCGTCGCCCGGTTCGTGA